The DNA region AAACGCAACCAAGTTGCAGGGGAAGATATGCGCCCGTTAAGGTTAACAGCGCGTAAAGGACGCGGGCTTTTTCTTTGACTATACTTTTTCGCACGCGCCCGGCCGCGGATTCGCGCGTCCGATCCGGACCGGTCTTCCCGCCCTCTCCCAGATCGGCACTGGCCGGGAAGGCCCGCTTCGCGCTATAGGAGGCCCCTTCCCTTTCACCAGTCACCGGTCTTCCATGCCGTCCACGTCCATCAGCCAACGCATCGCCGACGAGCTTGCGGTCCGTGAATCCCAGGTCGCTGCGGCCGTCAAGCTGCTCGACGAAGGATCGACCGTTCCCTTCATCGCCCGTTACCGCAAGGAAGCCACGGGCGGGCTCGACGACACGCAGTTGCGCACGCTGGAGGAACGCCTGTCCTACCTGCGCGAGTTGGAGGACCGGCGCGAAGCGATCCTGTCCTCCGTCCGCGAGCAGGACAAGCTGACGCCGGAGCTGGAGCTGCAAATCCGTCAGGCCGACACCAAGACGCGCCTGGAAGACCTCTACCTGCCCTACAAGCCGAAGCGCCGCACCAAGGCGCAGATCGCCCGCGAGGCTGGGCTGGAGCCGCTGGCCGACCGGCTGCTCGCCGACCCGACGCTTCGGCCGGATGCCGAGGCCGCCGGCTTCGTCAGCGCCGACAAGGGCGTCGCCGACGTCAAGGCGGCGCTCGACGGCGCCCGCCACATCCTGGTGGAGCGCTTCGGCGAGGATGCCGAGCTGGTCGGCAAGCTGCGCGGCGCCATGGCCGACAAGGGCGTGGTGACGGCCAAGGTGATCGAGGAGAAACGGGCGGAAGGCGCCAAGTTCTCCGATTACTTTGAGTTCGACGAGCCCTGGGCGAAGGTGCCCTCGCACCGCGCGCTGGCGCTGTTCCGCGGCCGGACGCAGGGCGTGCTGGACATCCGCCTGGACCTGCCGGTCGAGGAAGGACAGCCCCACCCGGCCGAGCGCACCATCGCCGCCCACACCGGCATCCGCGACCAGGGCCGCCCGGCCGACAAGTGGCTGTCCGACGTGGTGCGCTGGACCTGGAAGCTGAAGATCGGCCCGCATGTCGAGACCGATTTGATGGGCGATCTTCGCGAGCGCGCGGAGGACGAGGCCATCCGCGTCTTCGCCCGCAACCTGCACGATCTGCTGCTCGCCGCGCCCGCCGGCCCACGCACCACCATCGGCCTCGACCCCGGCATCCGCACCGGCGTGAAGGTCGCCGTGGTTGACGCCACGGGCAAGCTGGTCGACACCGCCACCGTCTACCCGCACCAGCCGAAGAACGACTGGGACGGCTCCATCGCCGCCATCGCCGCACTGGCGGTGCGCCACAAAGCGGAGCTGATCTCCATCGGCAATGGCACGGCAAGCCGCGAGACGGACAAGCTGGTCGCCGACCTGTTCAAGCGCCACCCGGAGCTGAAGCTCACCAAGCTGGTGGTCAGCGAGGCGGGCGCGTCGGTCTATTCGGCCTCCGAGACCGCGGCGGCGGAGTTCCCGAAGCTGGACGTCAGCCTGCGCGGCGCCGTGTCCATCGCCCGCCGCCTCCAGGACCCGCTGGCCGAACTGGTGAAGATCGAGCCGAAATCCATCGGCGTCGGCCAGTACCAGCACGACGTGTCCGGCGGCAAGCTCGCCCGCTCGCTGGACGCGGTGGTGGAGGACTGCGTGAACGCGGTCGGCGTCGACCTGAACACGGCGTCCGTTCCGCTGCTGACCCGGGTGTCCGGCCTGAACGAGACGATCGCCCGCAACATCGTGGAGCATCGCGACCGCAACGGCGCCTTCCGCTCACGCAAGCAGCTGCTCGACGTGGCGCGCCTCGGCCCGAAGACCTTCGAGCAGGCCGCCGGCTTCCTGCGCATCCGCGAGGGCGACAACCCGCTGGACACTTCCGCCGTCCACCCCGAGGCCTATCCGCTGGTCGAGCGCATCCTGAAGAAGACCGGCAAGGATCTCGGCAGCGTCATCGGCGACGCCCGCTTCCTGCGTGGACTGAACGCCGAGGACTTCACCGACGAGCGGTTCGGCGTGCCGACCATCGAGGACATCCTGAAGGAGCTTGAGAAGCCGGGCCGCGATCCGCGTCCGGAATTCAAGACCGCCACCTTCCAGGAAGGGGTCGAGGAGCTGAAGGATCTCCAGACCGGCATGGTTCTGGAAGGGGTGGTGACCAACGTCACCGCCTTCGGCGCCTTCGTGGACATCGGCGTGCACCAGGACGGGCTGGTCCACATCTCGCAGCTGTCCACCAGCTTCGTGAAGGACCCGCACACCGTCGTGAAGGCCGGCGACATCGTGAAGGTCAAGGTGCTGGAGGTGGACATCCCGCGCAAGCGCATCGGGCTGACCATGCGGCTGACCGACGCCGCCCCGCGGCCGGAGCGGGGCCAGGGCCGGGGAGAGGGCCCGCGGGGAGAAGGCCAGCGTGGCGACGACAAGCGCCGGGACGACCGCCGCGGCCCGCCGCCCGGCAAGGGCGGCTCGGCTCCGAAGCCGGCCGTCGCCCCCAAGCCGGCCAAGGCGCCGGAGCCCATCAACAACGCCTTCGCCGAAGCCTTCGCGCGGGCGCAGGCCGGAAAGAAGCGGTAAGGCCACAGCGGGCGCAGCGTGGGGCGGGGCGGACACACTCCGGTACTCTCCCCATGGACGGTTCGTGCGCCAAAGGCTAGTCTGCACCGACGCCAACCGCACAGGCGCCCATGCTCTCTTCGGCAACCCGAATCGTCGGCCTGTACACGGTCCTCGCCACCGCCTGGGTGGTGGGGTCCGACCGCCTTTTGGACGCCGCCGGGTTGGGCGAGGTGGTGCTGATCCAGAACGTCAAGGGCACGGCCTTCGTCCTGTTCACCGCCCTGGCGTTGTGGGGGTTCCTGCGCCAGGAATTCAAGCGGCGCGCCCGGTCGGAGGATGCCCTGCGCTCGACGCTGCAACGGCTGGCCCAGTCGGAGGCCGATCTCCGCTCGGTCATCGAGAAGCTGCCGGATTCCTTCTTCCGCACCGACCTGGACGGCCGGGTCAGCATGGCCTCCCCCCAGTTCGCGCGGGAGTTCGGGCTGGCTCCCGAAACGGTGATCGGCACCCGCATCGCCGACCACTACGTGGAGGAGAACGGGCGCGCCAAGTTCCTGGCGGCCTTGGAGGAAGCGGGCGGCGAGGTCCGCGACCACCGCATGCCGATGCGGCGGCGGGACGGCACCGTCTTCTGGATTTCCGCCAACGCCTACATCCGCCGCGATCCCGACGGGCGGCCCATCGGGATCGAGGGAATCGCCCGCGATACCACCGCCCAGCATCATCTGGAGGAGCGCCTGCGCTACCTCGCCGGGCACGACGCGCTGACCGGCCTGTGCAACCGCATCCGCTTCGAGGACCGGCTGGAGCACGCCATCGCCCGCGCCAAGCGCGAGGACAGGAGCTTCGCCCTGCTCTTCCTCGACCTCGACGGGTTCAAGGAGGTCAACGACACCCACGGTCACCACAAGGGCGACGAGGTGCTGGTGACCACCGCGCAGCGCCTGTCCGGCGCGCTGCGCCACAGCGACACCACCGCCCGCATCGGCGGCGACGAGTTCGCCGTTCTGCTGGAGGGCGACATCTCCGTCGAGAACGCCCGGGCCGTGGCGGAAAAGGTCATCGACGCCATCGACCGGCCCCTGCCCGGCCTTGACCTGTCGGTGTCGGCCAGCGTCGGCATGGCCTTCTACCCGTCGGATGGCGCCGACGCCGGCGTTCTGCTGCGCTGCGCCGATCAGGCCATGTACCGCGCCAAGCGCCTGGGCAAGAATCGGCTGGAACTGGGCACCGCCTGAGCGGGACGGCCACCGCCAGAAGGGTTGGCCGTCAGGACGGCTTGGCCGCGTCCATCACCAACCGAATGCCCAGCGCGCCGATGACCGAGGCCGCCAGCCGGTCGATCCACGCCTTGGACCGCAGATAGGCGGCGCGGGGGCGGCCGGCGGAGAAAGCCACGGCGACGATGGCGTACCAACCCGTCTCGACCAGGAACACGGCGGGCGGCAGGGCCAGCAGAACCCAGGCCGGCGGCGAAGCCGGCAGAAGGGCCGCGAAGATGCTGGCGTAGACGATGGCGGTCTTCGGATTGCTGACCTGCGTCGCCAGCCCGATCCCGAAGGAGCGCAAGATGCCGTGGGACTTGGCGGCGCCATCCGGAACGCGGACAGGCTCCGCCGCTCCCCGCCAGATCCGCACCGCCAGATGGACGAGATAAAAGCCGCCCGCGACTTTCAGGATCAGATAGAGCCACCCGACCTGAATCAGCAGGGCGTGCAGACCGAGGAGGGCCAAGGTGGCGAAGACCACTCCGCCCGCCCCCATGCCGACGGCGGCGGCAACACCCGCGGCACGAGACACGGCGATGGAGGTGCGCGCCACCAGGACAAAGCTCGGGCCGGGGCTGATGGCGCCGATGGCGAGGGCGCCGAGAACGCTCAGAAGGGCAAGAACGGATCCATCCATGGCTGCGGCTCCGCTGTTCGGGAAAGCCGCAGTTTATGGTCGGCGAACGGGATCGTCAGCCGGCAAAATGATCGCAGGCGCCCTGCCCGCTCACTCCGCGGCCATCAGAAAGCTCGTCCCGTGGTGAGCGCGCGGGGGCATGTCGGGGAGCCCGATCGTCCGCCCGACCTCCTCGGTCGTCGGCTGGCGCCGGTAGGTCTCCACATAGCGGTCGAGGGCGGCGAGGCATTCGGCGATCGAACCGGAACCAACCGCCCGGCAATCCTCGAAGGCGTGCGGGTCGGGGCGGAACCAGTGGGTGATGTAGCCGTCCTCGGTCCCGTTCAGGGTGAGGGTCAGGGCGAAGCGTCCCTCATGCCCGATGCGGGCGTGGGCCGCGCGCAGCCGGGACTGGACCTCTTCGATGGTCATGGCGCGTGCATCCTTCTTAAACATCAGGCGGCCTTTCGATCACGCGGCGTTGCGGAGCAGCCGGTCTTCCAGGCTGCGCGCCCATTCGGCGTCGCGGGCCAGCGATTCGACCAGCAGGCGGGCCGGCCCGGCGGAGTCCGCCGGGGTGTCGGGGCGGAGCATCCCGGCCAGCCGCAGGGCCAGTGATTCCGCTTCCGCCTCGACCCAGCGGGCGTATTGCTTGCGGCGTTCCGCCTCGTTCCAGTACCAGCGCGGAAGCTGGGGGTGGCTGCGCTCCATCTCGCCTTCCCAGGCGCTCATGCGGAACAGGCCGCTTGGGGAACGTTCAGTGGTGCTGCTTGCGGGTGTCATTCAGGGCTTCTCCCTTCCACGCCGCGGGAATGGCGTGGCTCAGGCGGCCTCCAGATCGCCGCCCTCGTCGTCGTCTTGCTTGAGGATTTCCGCCTTCTTCTGGGCGAACAGGCTGGTGATGCGGTGCTGGGCCGTGCGGTCCACCGTGCCGATCTCGCGCAGGCGGGTGCCGGCGCCGGTGCGCCACAGCTCCTCCAGGTCGTCCAGGTCCAGGCAGGCGCCGAGCCGCTTGCGGATCTCCTCCTCGAAGGCGGCGATGGCGGCGGGCTGCAGGTCCGGGTTGGACTTCGCTGCGTAGAAGGCCTCGGCCTCCTCCCGGTACTTGCTGTCGTCGAACTGGCCCATATGGACGTCGGCGGCGAGGCCGAGCTGGACGAGGCATTTGCCCACCGCGTCGGTCATCGACATCTTGAAGCACTCGTCGTCGGGCGCCTCGATGCCGTTGCGGCGGCGGACCATCTCGGTGCCGCCCCATTGCGGCCCGGTCCAGCACTTCTCGCCCGTCTCCGGGTCGAGGTACCAGACGCGGGCGCAGATGAAGATCATGCGCTCGGCGATGGTCCAATCCATCTGCTCATAGCCCCAGCCCTTGCCGACCGGACCGAACACCTCGGTCATCATCATCAGGCGCCAGGTCGGGTCGATCTGCGTGCCGCGGAATCCGCCGGAGCGGGTGAAGGGCTTGGTCGCCTTCGGGTCGGTCCGCTTCAGCCGGTTCCACAAATGCATGGGGTCCGCGGCGGCGGGCCCTACGGCGGCGGTCTGGGAACCCGCGATCTTCGGAGCTGCCGTGCTGACGGTCTTCTCGGTTTCGGCA from Azospirillum brasilense includes:
- a CDS encoding LysE family translocator, whose product is MDGSVLALLSVLGALAIGAISPGPSFVLVARTSIAVSRAAGVAAAVGMGAGGVVFATLALLGLHALLIQVGWLYLILKVAGGFYLVHLAVRIWRGAAEPVRVPDGAAKSHGILRSFGIGLATQVSNPKTAIVYASIFAALLPASPPAWVLLALPPAVFLVETGWYAIVAVAFSAGRPRAAYLRSKAWIDRLAASVIGALGIRLVMDAAKPS
- a CDS encoding sensor domain-containing diguanylate cyclase, with the translated sequence MLSSATRIVGLYTVLATAWVVGSDRLLDAAGLGEVVLIQNVKGTAFVLFTALALWGFLRQEFKRRARSEDALRSTLQRLAQSEADLRSVIEKLPDSFFRTDLDGRVSMASPQFAREFGLAPETVIGTRIADHYVEENGRAKFLAALEEAGGEVRDHRMPMRRRDGTVFWISANAYIRRDPDGRPIGIEGIARDTTAQHHLEERLRYLAGHDALTGLCNRIRFEDRLEHAIARAKREDRSFALLFLDLDGFKEVNDTHGHHKGDEVLVTTAQRLSGALRHSDTTARIGGDEFAVLLEGDISVENARAVAEKVIDAIDRPLPGLDLSVSASVGMAFYPSDGADAGVLLRCADQAMYRAKRLGKNRLELGTA
- a CDS encoding Tex family protein, yielding MPSTSISQRIADELAVRESQVAAAVKLLDEGSTVPFIARYRKEATGGLDDTQLRTLEERLSYLRELEDRREAILSSVREQDKLTPELELQIRQADTKTRLEDLYLPYKPKRRTKAQIAREAGLEPLADRLLADPTLRPDAEAAGFVSADKGVADVKAALDGARHILVERFGEDAELVGKLRGAMADKGVVTAKVIEEKRAEGAKFSDYFEFDEPWAKVPSHRALALFRGRTQGVLDIRLDLPVEEGQPHPAERTIAAHTGIRDQGRPADKWLSDVVRWTWKLKIGPHVETDLMGDLRERAEDEAIRVFARNLHDLLLAAPAGPRTTIGLDPGIRTGVKVAVVDATGKLVDTATVYPHQPKNDWDGSIAAIAALAVRHKAELISIGNGTASRETDKLVADLFKRHPELKLTKLVVSEAGASVYSASETAAAEFPKLDVSLRGAVSIARRLQDPLAELVKIEPKSIGVGQYQHDVSGGKLARSLDAVVEDCVNAVGVDLNTASVPLLTRVSGLNETIARNIVEHRDRNGAFRSRKQLLDVARLGPKTFEQAAGFLRIREGDNPLDTSAVHPEAYPLVERILKKTGKDLGSVIGDARFLRGLNAEDFTDERFGVPTIEDILKELEKPGRDPRPEFKTATFQEGVEELKDLQTGMVLEGVVTNVTAFGAFVDIGVHQDGLVHISQLSTSFVKDPHTVVKAGDIVKVKVLEVDIPRKRIGLTMRLTDAAPRPERGQGRGEGPRGEGQRGDDKRRDDRRGPPPGKGGSAPKPAVAPKPAKAPEPINNAFAEAFARAQAGKKR